The following are encoded together in the Chaetodon auriga isolate fChaAug3 chromosome 4, fChaAug3.hap1, whole genome shotgun sequence genome:
- the palb2 gene encoding uncharacterized protein palb2 — MENSVGDIQHCEEHLKNTLHCDDKEKLRRKLALLKREYLRTAQRLQRAEHSEAVRRHVRSRITQQTYQDQRNLDATSDPCINPSSLTLDTQNGTASGVPQCQGPTTGPTDSENSRRSQGIRFLLPSDAACPLTPDPSHDITRGDRPTSALRLRSRRSRLRWERRSAEVGRSTDNSEKGQGLSERMETARTEGEVRVKTEVVNESEELFSGTESESPSLLLTHWNTCGQTETGNMEEKEVQRGQEQREKETELRAEGEKESESSSLRLTCYNSAIHADRRGQDGAQIGGRKEINRGEEGENSRGERDGRLCEDGSNKGTEQDAAEQIESEKHPDNTIEIKEEKSEMVGGEHDVKGVGVLDSCTLVDGLLFPAEYYVRTTRRMTSSQSQPDMQAVILSQLSMGRYRRSRGRGRGLNRHTHNHEGSDQHSQTDFSSLVAASPPVGPHPESQAPETSAELNSQSSSEISGQISVCQIDTDSCFSPTVTTARPARGRRRRGGRGRGRSQTPRCSLSLDTYQLDLVQTSDDLQPTSSPISFSPSLRGADGPKPCLTQGEAVPVPDNLQRASTHSTATQLSSGSQASSTSGHQVYPIFLKSSGQTNRATQMSRGTAGWQSLLLPSSPLAQTSLLPLPSLPPGPLANNLINFDIPQDFHLPDDQFASLKLHKLRQVSLESGVEHFTSPSYNTRRSIRRSDACHSTDDALMSFPLSLMPTISNSPHPTEAEQTATQSADLQNLSTEHKLRRELKTQPLTEESPDQDVAPGEQQTEECQTHTTSLPSVSVVQDRPANCVDQYEEKETDQSVKPQPHINAADKPTGKGNDYITGNSYELEIKESSVISSEEQTDSPGVVHPLENQMSPNHQTEDKAVVKTLSFDCPLQESPEEPLNSCTAVQACSDSEAEESPVKHMNVKSPAEESEESSEATTSPPTQSQNQDKCLPHHSVDSQLLLSPRLASAPFISPHLRSSALPSSPALPSLGLTPHPVLAAVPLTSSPSAPALTLPPPHSPSTQALSPPALSPCPSLTSLPPSQPPTSPAGQIQASSQPSQRAEPATCPKASRIESQDSGGLVGLRTEETAEEHTMRCTHTLKAPAGGCLVDACCLPGSTGVLCVAAAGKWAVCLWSQTSASDWSLTHTWAFNEPVINVFPVPDAAGLMCVTLGQLEIREVRMLSCSSLLQALLCEGLVQAAVGVSKSRVVTSSHSAPGSALQVFTLSDSGSTLSSQPLVSPGVCVGALAPVDGLPDALIGTDEGGCLFIWNLKTGQLLQRILLRDDLSHTACLRGYSYCGVLFVLLQHQLLSSLEEEERQARVKDQVLEEEEEKKKTALFSLVAVNPLSGKSFLATRLYPPKAWSGRLCEADVDGCSVVGLSQSGCVCVWELGRRGTSRMVWAPESEGWQLARWGGGGALVTGHHNGDVSLHCYRHHCAADI, encoded by the exons ATGGAGAACAGTGTGGGAGATATCCAACATTGTGAGGAGCATTTGAAGAATACACTGCACTGTGACGACAAGGAGAAG cttcGTAGGAAGTTGGCGCTTTTAAAAAGAGAGTACCTCAGGACAGCCCAGAGACTGCAG CGTGCTGAGCATTCAGAAGCAGTGCGGAGACATGTGAGGAGCAGGATTACACAGCAGACCTACCAGGACCAGAGAAATCTAGATGCCACATCCGACCCTTGTATCAACCCATCTTCACTGACACTGGACACTCAGAATGGGACAGCCTCAGGTGTACCTCAGTGCCAAGGACCAACCACAG GTCCAACAGATTCTGAGAACTCCAGGAGGAGCCAGGGGATCAGGTTCTTGCTCCCCTCTGATGCTGCTTGCCCACTCACCCCAGACCCCAGCCATGACATCACTCGAGGTGACAGACCCACCTCTGCCCTGCGCCTCAGGTCTCGACGCAGCCGCCTGcgctgggagaggaggagcgcTGAGGTTGGCAGGAGCACAGACAACAGTGAGAAAGGACAGGGGCTGAGTGAAAGGATGGAGACTGCTAGAACAGAAGGAGAAGTGAGAGTCAAAACAGAGGTTGTGAATGAAAGTGAAGAGCTATTTTCTGGTACAGAATCCgagtctccctctctgctgctcacacactggAACACTTGTGGACAAactgaaacaggaaatatgGAGGAAAAGGAGGTACAAAGAGGACAAGaacaaagggaaaaagagaCTGAGTTGAGAGCTGAAGGGGAAAAAGAATCAGAGTCATCGTCTTTGCGGCTCACATGTTATAACTCTGCTATACACGCTGACAGAAGGGGACAAGATGGTGCACAAAttggaggaagaaaggagataaacagaggagaagaaggtgaGAATAGtaggggagagagggatggaaggCTGTGTGAAGATGGGAGTAATAAAGGTACTGAACAGGATGCAGCAGAGCAAatagaaagtgaaaaacatCCTGATAACACAattgaaataaaagaagaaaaaagtgaaatggtTGGAGGAGAGCATGATGTAAAGGGGGTGGGTGTCCTGGACTCCTGTACCCTCGTGGATGGACTACTTTTCCCAGCAGAATACTACGTCCGAACAACGAGACGTATGACATCTTCACAGAGCCAGCCTGACATGCAGGCCGTCATACTCTCCCAGCTGAGCATGGGACGATATCGCAGGAGTCGAGGCCGCGGCAGAGGACtgaacaggcacacacacaaccacgaAGGTTCAGATCAGCACTCTCAGACAGATTTCTCCTCACTTGTGGCTGCATCGCCACCTGTAGGACCTCATCCGGAATCACAGGCACCTGAAACGTCTGCTGAGCTGAACAGCCAGAGCTCCAGTGAGATTTCAGGTCAAATCTCAGTTTGCCAGATTGACACAgattcttgtttttctcctaCTGTCACCACCGCTCGCCCagcaagaggaaggaggaggcgaggaggcaGGGGCAGAGGGAGATCTCAGACCCCTCGATGTTCTCTTAGCTTAGACACCTATCAGCTAGACCTCGTGCAAACCTCAGATGATCTCCAGCCCACCAGCTCCCCCATCTCCTTCTCCCCATCTCTCCGTGGAGCTGATGGACCAAAGCCCTGCCTCACTCAAGGAGAAGCTGTTCCAGTGCCAGACAATCTCCAGCGTGCATCCACCCACAGCACAGCTACACAACTTTCCTCTGGAAGTCAGGCTAGCTCTACCTCTGGACATCAGGTCTATCCCATCTTTCTGAAGAGCAGCGGCCAGACTAACAGAGCCACACAGATGAGTAGAG GCACAGCAGGCTGGCAGTCTCTCCTCTTGCCCTCCTCTCCACTTGCCCAAacgtctctgcttcctctccccTCGCTTCCTCCTGGCCCGCTGGCCAACAACCTGATAAACTTTGACATTCCCCAAGATTTCCATCTCCCCGATGACCAATTTGCTTCCCTAAAGCTGCACAAGCTCCGCCAAGTCTCTTTGGAATCAGGGGTTGAACATTTCACATCACCGTCTTACAACACACGCAGGAGCATCCGGCGCTCTGACGCTTGCCACAGCACTGATGACGCACTGATGTCTTTCCCGCTCAGCCTCATGCCCACCATCTCAAATTCACCCCATCCCACTGAAGCAGAACAAACTGCTACACAGTCCGCAGACCTCCAGAACTTGTCAACAGAACACAAGCTCAGACGTGAACTGAAGACCCAGCCCTTAACTGAGGAGTCACCTGACCAAGATGTTGCCCCTggagagcagcagactgaagagTGTCAGACTCACACCACCTCACTACCATCTGTGTCAGTGGTTCAAGATCGTCCTGCAAACTGTGTTGACCAatatgaagagaaagagactgaCCAGTCTGTCAAACCACAGCCTCACATCAACGCTGCAGACAAACCGACAGGCAAAGGGAATGATTACATCACCGGGAACTCATATGAACTTGAAATTAAAGAGTCTTCTGTCATTTCCTCAGAAGAACAGACAGACTCTCCCGGTGTTGTCCATCCTTTGGAGAATCAGATGTCTCCAAACCaccaaacagaagacaaagcagTCGTCAAGACTCTTTCCTTCGATTGCCCTCTGCAGGAAAGCCCTGAGGAGCCTTTGAACAGCTGCACTGCTGTACAGGcatgcagtgacagtgaagctgAAGAGTCTCCTGTTAAGCATATGAATGTGAAATCTCCTGCTGAAGAGTCAGAGGAATCCTCTGAAGCCACCACAAGTCCTCCcacacaaagtcaaaatcaGGACAAGTGTTTACCGCACCACAGTGTCGACTCGCAGCTCCTGTTGAGCCCTCGTCTGGCATCAGCACCCTTCATAAGCCCGCACCTGCGCTCCTCCGCCCTCCCCTCCAGCCCTGCACTACCATCACTAGGACTCACCCCCCACCCTGTCCTTGCTGCCGTTCCGCTGacgtcctctccctctgccccaGCTCTCACCCTGCCTCCCCCTCATAGCCCGTCCACTCAGGCTCTCTCCCccccagctctctctccctgtccatCCCTCACTTCCCTCCCTCCTAGCcagccccccacctcccccGCCGGTCAGATCCAGGCTTCGTCTCAGCCGTCCCAGAGGGCTGAACCAGCTACCTGCCCGAAGGCCTCCAGGATCGAGTCACAGGACTCAGGTGGGCTGGTGGGCCTGAGAACAGAGGAGACAGCGGAGGAACACACGatgagatgcacacacacactgaag gcccCAGCAGGAGGCTGTCTGGTGGATGCATGCTGTCTGCCTGGGTCCACgggtgttttgtgtgtagcaGCAGCTGGAAAGTGGGCAGTGTGTCTCTGGAGTCAGACTTCAGCTTCTGACTGGAGCTTAACACACACCTGGGCCTTCAATgag CCGGTGatcaatgtgtttcctgtcccGGATGCAGCTGGGCTGATGTGTGTGACTCTGGGTCAGTTAGAAATCAGAGAAGTGAG gaTGCTGTCGTGCTCCAGCCTCTTGCAAGCGCTGCTCTGCGAGGGGCTTGTCCAGGCGGCCGTGGGCGTGTCCAAGTCCAGAGTGGTTACCTCCTCCCACTCAGCACCTGGCTCTGCCCTGCAGGTGTTTACGCTGTCAGACAGTGGCAG CACACTGAGCTCTCAGCCTCTTGTGTCTCCTGGTGTTTGTGTTGGGGCCCTTGCTCCAGTGGATGGACTTCCAGATGCTCTGATCGGCACAGATGAGGGCGGATGCCTCTTCATCTG GAATTTAAAGactggacagctgctgcagagaatcCTCCTCAGAGATGATTtgtcacacacagcctgtctgAGAGGATACTCCTACTGT GGAGTGctgtttgtcctgctgcagcatcagttgCTCAGCtctctggaggaagaagaaagacaggCCAGAGTTAAAGATCAagtgttggaggaggaggaggaaaagaagaagacggCCCTGTTCTCCTTGGTTGCTGTTAACCCTCTGAGTGGAAAATCTTTCCTGGCTACTCGTCTGTATCCGCCCAAAGCCTGGTCTGGCAG GCTGTGTGAAGCTGACGTGGACGGCTGCAGCGTGGTGGGCTTGAGTCAGAgcggctgcgtgtgtgtgtgggagctcGGCCGTCGGGGGACCTCGAGGATGGTGTGGGCTCCAGAGAGCGAAGGCTGGCAGCTGGCACGCTGGGGGGGAGGAGGCGCACTAGTGACTGGACATCACAACGGAGACGTTTCTTTACACTGCTACAGACATCACTGTGCCGCTGACATTTAA
- the plk1 gene encoding serine/threonine-protein kinase PLK1: MSAGIAKPANPSAHVDPKSAPLKEIPEVLIDPRTMRRYARGRFLGKGGFAKCYEITDVETKQVFAGKIVPKSLILKQHQREKMTSEIAIHKSLDHANVVGFHGFFEDDDFVFVVLEICRRRSLLELHKRRKAVTEPEARYYMTQLLKGVQYLHNNRVIHRDLKLGNIFLNDDMEVKIGDFGLATKIEFDGERKKTLCGTPNYIAPEVLCKKGHSYEVDVWSLGCILYTLLVGKPPFETSCLKETYNRIKKNNYTIPWHINRAASSLIKRMLHADPSQRPTISELQTDDFFTSGYVPLRLPTTCLTVPPRFSIAPSTAMELNQRRPLTAINNKAGTEKVDMKDELVQREPEPAENHLKDMLQQLNSIIAAKPSEKAVICQEEAEDPACIPIFWISKWVDYSDKYGLGYQLCDNSVGVLFNDYTRLIMYADGDSLQYIDKTSAESYLSVRSYPAALNKKITLLKYFRNYMSEHLLKAGANIARREGDELARLPYLSLWFRTKSAIVLHLSNGTVQINFFQDHTKLILCPLMAAVTYIDEKRDFRTYKLSLLEEFGCSKELASRMRYAKLMVEKLLDSKPSAAAH; the protein is encoded by the exons ATGAGTGCGGGTATTGCGAAACCGGCGAATCCGTCGGCACATGTCGACCCGAAATCAGCTCCTCTGAAGGAAATCCCAGAAGTTCTGATTGACCCACGCACCATGAGAAGATACGCGAGGGGAAGATTCCTCGGAAAAGGTGGTTTCGCCAAGTGCTACGAAATCACAGATGTGGAGACCAAGCAGGTTTTCGCCGGAAAAATTGTGCCCAAGTCCCTGATCCTGAAGCAGCaccagagggagaagatgacCTCTGAAATCGCCATTCATAAGAGTCTCGACCATGCGAACGTCGTGGGGTTTCACGGGTTTTTCGAAGACGAcgactttgtctttgttgtcctGGAAATCTGCAGGAGAAGG tCCTTGTTGGAGCTGCACAAGCGTCGTAAGGCTGTGACTGAGCCCGAGGCTCGCTATTACATGACCCAGCTGCTCAAGGGGGTCCAGTACCTGCACAACAACAGGGTCATCCACAGAGACCTGAAACTGGGCAACATCTTCCTCAACGATGACATGGAGGTCAAGATAG GGGACTTTGGTTTGGCCACTAAGATCGAGTTTGACGGTGAGAGGAAGAAGACCTTGTGTGGAACGCCCAACTACATTGCTCCAGAGGTGCTTTGCAAGAAAGGCCACAGCTATGAAGTGGACGTCTGGTCGCTCGGGTGTATATT GTACACTTTGTTGGTGGGTAAGCCCCCATTCGAGACCTCCTGTCTGAAGGAAACCTACAACCGCATCAAGAAAAACAACTACACCATCCCCTGG CACATCAACCGAGCTGCATCCTCTCTCATCAAGCGGATGCTGCACGCTGATCCCTCACAGAGGCCTACCATCAGTGAGCTGCAAACCGACGACTTCTTCACATCCGGCTATGTCCCCTTACGCCTGCCCACTACTTGCCTCACCGTGCCTCCGCGGTTCTCCATCGCCCCCTCCACAGCTATGGAACTCAATCAGAGACGCCCACTGACTGCTATCAACAACAAGG cAGGGACAGAGAAGGTGGACATGAAGGATGAGCTTGTGCAAAG gGAGCCTGAGCCGGCAGAAAACCACCTGAAAGatatgctgcagcagctcaacagTATCATTGCTGCCAAGCCCTCTGAGAAGGCAGTGATCTGCCAAG aggaggcagaggatcCTGCATGTATTCCCATCTTCTGGATCAGCAAATGGGTCGACTACTCTGACAAATATGGATTGG GCTACCAGCTTTGTGACAACAGCGTGGGTGTGCTGTTCAACGATTACACGCGTCTGATCATGTACGCTGATGGCGACAGTCTGCAGTACATTGACAAGACGTCGGCTGAATCCTACCTCAGCGTGCGCTCTTACCCTGCCGCTCTCAACAAGAAG ATAACGTTGCTGAAATATTTCCGCAACTACATGAGTGAGCACCTGCTGAAGGCCGGCGCCAACATTGCGCGGCGGGAAGGAGACGAGCTGGCCCGGCTGCCTTACCTCTCCCTGTGGTTCAGAACCAAGAGCGCCATCGTTCTGCACCTCAGCAACGGCACCGTTCAGATCAACTTCTTCCAG GACCACACCAAGCTGATCCTGTGCCCGCTGATGGCTGCGGTCACCTACATCGACGAGAAGCGAGACTTCCGCACCTACAagctgtctctgctggaggagTTCGGCTGCAGTAAGGAGCTGGCTAGCCGCATGCGCTACGCCAAGCTCATGGTGGAGAAACTGCTGGACAGCAAGCCATCCGCCGCCGCACATTAG
- the LOC143319856 gene encoding ras-related protein Rap-2b-like yields the protein MSPPRRSHTVRLVVLGSAGVGKSALIHRFLHDGFQYKYTRTVEELHLLEYDTGSGKMRLEILDTSGSYPFPAMRELRIRHSDAFALVYAVDDPGSLEEVRRLRDEILELRGDKGAPIVVVGSKADLSDTEGRVLLTADVMATVEGEWHADFMETSARTGGNTVEVFRALLQQVNLPHRLSPAMWRRRDTMPRPGVKKRPPLKKNSSCVLS from the coding sequence ATGTCTCCACCGAGGCGTTCGCACACGGTCCGGCTGGTGGTCCTCGGATCGGCAGGGGTCGGAAAGAGCGCGCTCATCCACCGTTTCCTCCACGACGGCTTCCAGTACAAGTACACGCGCACAGTTGAGGAGCTGCACTTGCTGGAGTACGACACTGGGTCCGGGAAGATGCGCCTGGAGATCTTGGACACGAGCGGGAGCTACCCTTTCCCGGCCATGCGGGAGCTCCGCATCCGACACAGTGACGCATTTGCCCTCGTGTACGCGGTGGATGACCCCGGGTCCCTCGAGGAGGTGCGACGGCTCCGCGATGAGATTCTGGAGCTGCGCGGCGACAAGGGAGCGCCCATCGTTGTGGTGGGCAGCAAGGCAGATCTGTCCGACACCGAGGGTCGCGTGCTGCTGACGGCTGATGTCATGGCCACAGTAGAGGGTGAGTGGCACGCCGACTTCATGGAGACGTCCGCGCGCACCGGTGGAAACACGGTTGAAGTGTTTCGtgcgctgctgcagcaggtgaaccTGCCGCACCGGTTGAGCCCTGCGATGTGGAGGCGCCGAGACACGATGCCCAGACCAGGTGTCAAGAAAAGACCACCACTgaagaagaacagcagctgtgtccTGTCATAg